A single Methanospirillum lacunae DNA region contains:
- a CDS encoding 4'-phosphopantetheinyl transferase family protein, which produces MIHSENIPPICHYTLNRPNSWCSIRRTAPDAVDLYEIHLPAFIQDTDRFYSYLSMEEKKRVDDMYDQNRRSFFIVSNGFRRVILSRYISITPAEIQFRTNQYGKPFISNQNPDGVTFNTSHSHEILLFGICKNRDIGVDIQFESDNFPEMKIANRVFGSVDSSYLAKFSGDELRHEFFRIWALKEAYCKALGLGFSLPVENMPVMSDLCDGEGTFSSQGSEWYAYRIQVQRDYQASVIVRTSSESLILSDEGKEV; this is translated from the coding sequence ATGATTCATTCAGAGAATATCCCCCCAATTTGCCATTATACTCTTAACAGGCCGAACTCATGGTGCAGTATCAGGCGAACAGCCCCTGATGCTGTTGATCTGTATGAGATACATCTTCCTGCTTTTATCCAGGATACTGACAGGTTCTATTCATATCTCTCTATGGAAGAGAAAAAACGTGTAGATGATATGTACGATCAAAACAGGCGTTCTTTTTTTATCGTATCAAATGGCTTTCGAAGAGTAATTCTGAGCAGATATATCTCGATTACACCAGCAGAGATACAGTTTAGGACAAATCAATACGGAAAACCGTTCATTTCCAATCAGAATCCAGATGGGGTAACTTTCAACACATCCCACTCTCATGAAATACTCCTTTTTGGTATTTGCAAAAACAGGGATATTGGTGTTGATATTCAATTTGAATCTGATAATTTCCCGGAGATGAAGATCGCAAATCGCGTTTTCGGATCAGTTGACTCCTCATATCTTGCCAAATTCAGCGGTGATGAATTACGTCATGAATTCTTTCGGATATGGGCACTAAAAGAAGCATATTGCAAAGCCCTTGGACTTGGGTTTTCTCTTCCGGTTGAGAACATGCCAGTTATGAGTGATCTCTGTGATGGAGAAGGTACGTTCTCATCTCAAGGAAGTGAATGGTATGCATATCGAATCCAGGTCCAGAGAGATTACCAGGCATCGGTCATAGTGCGTACATCGTCTGAATCCCTTATTCTATCTGATGAAGGGAAGGAGGTTTAG
- a CDS encoding non-ribosomal peptide synthetase, which translates to MDQNRYPLNHAQQRIYLVESINPGTVMWNMMATLELEYPVSYETIHQALTEIIRLEKTLSLRIGIESGIPFQYYSDKPIPITYISFRNNGGKAGYLEWLAKERLIPLDLINGGALAKFVIIEISNQQYTVFCNTHHIIIDGTSIAILINRISQAIREISLGKTQTVHSVPHFPLFTSYEESYISSADYLADQEFWQKKTDTIPEPVSFTSHRSDSIKRETFVYPVSPEICNAVYQYCNRIKTSPFRVFLTAFSLYTSRLTGNEEIALGTAFANRYPKEMHDALGMFVSTSPLFLTCDPESSFYELLTSVTTVLKETQTHSRYPYESFIADVRNKTGETHNFIDYTFVQNIFIEAGSDVKATYHPPVESENSLCIFCRTAGKGEEVPIDLYIEYNPELFTKSAIERIAGHIESIVGTGCASSDLKVRSFRFLGEDETNQLLCGFNSRSDLSPEHYLHELIHNRAIRQPDNVAIVYQNTRYTYAELDEMSTILAEKLVKLGAGKDQFVGILADRSAFLVIAQVAVLKSGAAFMPIDPSYPPDRIRYMIDDSVCTIMLASPRFIRFLEDNSVEIPNIIDLTDPDTFSGTHVSYEDRGAPSDLAVLIYTSGSTGNPKGVMLEHRSFVNFSHWFIDEFALTDSDNVAKHASFSFDLSMLEIYPTLIIGATLHIISEEIRFSLNHLNEYFEENEITIAGFTTQFGEQFMEYVDNSSLRCLLTGGEKLRKFKKRPYTLYNAYGPTECTIMATYFKVEQDFENIPIGYAIPNYQITIIDHWNNLQPIGVPGELCISGISLARGYLNLPEKTADMFIEDPFMPGERLYKTGDLACWTEDGCLLHLGRMDRQVKIRGFRIELGEIEKALMEIPEISEAAVIDFRDDTGRISLCGYYVPSGSIEQETIREYLHSAIPEFMVPSFLVGTDEIPKTQSGKIDRRNLPKPEQSSAQKVFIEPEGDEEVTIARIFEEVLDLHPVGALDDFFSIGGDSIKAILIISRLESEYSCSIPFREFFRLKTPRGVSSLVTKPAKKQFPKIVSAPLSHNYPVTEPQQQLFMLEQLKTIQNAYSIPLVLEIKGELDKKRLSDSLMILFQRHEVFRTKFGIENGETVQIVEPEVKIRLSYEEIPYNQTNRVIHSFFTRFDLEKAPLLKIKLVQCSPEQFILLLNIHHIIADGISISLIFDELSRIYTGEDLKPPAFQFKDYAVWLNTLEKDGLLKENDSFWIKYLTDYRPAELLTDNERPKVPDFSGKTREFILDSDLTTSLHDLIEKSETTLHSALMGIIGLLYSIYTQQKDVVIGTTTNGRGPEGSDSVVGMFVETIPVRIQVTDDLPVISYLQQVRDNLFDLYDHQPFSLSRVYESVAETRGPGRHPFIDLNVNIQNMEDNSFVAEGISSTHQIYDLNQVKFDISIGAWEKEGHIFFKIDYRSPLFSDDTIRYLELHLLSLIRSIVSDSSKNAGDYELIDDEERAFLLREVNNTKTPLPEWTTIGEAVTRSCLQYPENRAIVAPDGCITYRELNTISDQIAGKISIRIKDAGTSHDSIIGIIGDRSFLTVAAMVGALKTDTPYVVIDPGYPKDRIRFILDDTKACLLIGTEKSLENISQYSGAKINLDTLSRDAKDDSEQTKIPDPSPNDLAYLIYTSGSTGKPKGVMIEHHSMVNFIAWYTRHHQFDSGSRILEFASLSFDVSVVQIFAPLVTGGELHIIPESLRLSPHDLDRYCEENRITHAHFPTQFAEQFIQVCSNRSLKRLVVGGDRLKRYKIGSYQLVNEYGPTETTMASTSTEIKSVVPNPPIGYPIANTRIYVLGTGCTLLPVGIPGELYIAGEGVSRGYLNKPDLTREKFLSDPFVSGERMYRTGDRARIRSDGMLEYIGRIDFQVKIRGYRIEPGEIESAIRTVPGINNAIVLAIDDSSIGKYLCGYYEADSPLTESELKSSLRRILPEYMIPVRFVHLVSFPLNRNGKVDRKLLPGPDTIQSCDVSYEYPRNQTEQCIADAWKKVLGKSCISITDDFFDIGADSLRAIALLIELEKNFNVSISDIFSFRTIADQAANLSRSESGFADRIPLLINLLQSPERTPDVIAKETAYADTIRNLDWNNYNLEGKRSYKTILLTGVTGTLGGYLLRDLLELTGYDVVLIARGHDQTDALNRVTRRMEESFGPGYLKPYLERISVVQGDLSSDHCGLDDNTWDRLSLQVDAIIHSAALTKHIGDYQEFYKANVVSTQNLLALCLHGQRKDFHYISTVSVGSGLIPDSQGEFFAEDSLDLGQELENPYVKSKFEAENLVRNARTQGIVTTIFRAGNITFDSETGSFQQNVEENAFFQQIKAYVNLGMVPDQHDQRNLSYVNETSRFLVTLFDNKILDDNVFQTIHLVNPHIVHFSEIFQDQRSNLKIRVLPFPEFISTITRLYKAPGFSEYIDRLLLHLGWRDMLDGNKNTPFFVYSERSLALLSQYSCSWSIPNPLMMNQFIDRALAGRIQFLSSVSSFESVKIPQITQLARIIVPHYVRDGEMLLRENNQPDGVSIISQGFAEVFKHSIDGWEGTIKLLGPGDMCGLEAIVAANSPFSVEAFEDLFIYTVEQQDLKRYLEENPDISTAFMRTLFETIRQLGNLLIEMG; encoded by the coding sequence ATGGACCAAAACCGATACCCCCTGAATCATGCACAACAGAGGATATATCTCGTCGAATCGATAAATCCCGGAACAGTCATGTGGAACATGATGGCAACTCTTGAACTGGAGTACCCGGTATCATATGAGACCATTCACCAGGCATTAACCGAAATTATCAGACTTGAAAAGACTCTTTCACTCCGAATAGGGATAGAATCAGGTATCCCTTTTCAGTATTATTCAGATAAGCCAATCCCCATCACGTATATCAGTTTCAGAAACAATGGGGGGAAGGCCGGATATCTTGAGTGGCTTGCTAAAGAGAGGTTAATTCCCCTTGATTTAATTAACGGCGGTGCTCTTGCTAAATTTGTTATCATTGAGATCTCAAATCAGCAATACACGGTTTTTTGCAATACCCATCATATCATTATTGATGGAACATCAATCGCGATACTTATAAACAGGATTTCTCAGGCAATTCGTGAAATTTCACTGGGGAAAACCCAAACTGTTCATTCAGTCCCTCATTTTCCACTATTCACTTCATACGAAGAATCATATATTTCATCTGCGGATTACCTGGCAGACCAGGAATTCTGGCAGAAGAAAACCGACACAATTCCTGAACCTGTATCATTTACATCTCACAGATCTGACAGTATTAAAAGGGAAACCTTTGTTTATCCTGTTTCCCCTGAAATCTGCAATGCAGTATACCAGTATTGCAACCGGATAAAAACATCGCCATTCCGGGTTTTTTTAACAGCTTTTTCATTATACACCTCACGTCTGACCGGAAATGAGGAGATAGCACTGGGGACTGCCTTTGCAAACCGGTATCCAAAGGAAATGCATGATGCCCTGGGGATGTTTGTCTCAACATCACCGTTGTTCCTCACCTGCGATCCGGAATCTTCATTTTATGAACTACTTACATCAGTAACCACAGTCCTTAAGGAGACACAGACCCATTCACGATATCCGTATGAATCATTTATCGCAGATGTCAGAAACAAGACCGGAGAAACACATAATTTCATAGATTATACGTTTGTTCAGAACATTTTCATTGAAGCCGGATCAGATGTAAAGGCAACATATCATCCTCCGGTTGAATCAGAGAATAGTCTTTGTATATTCTGCAGAACTGCAGGTAAAGGTGAGGAAGTTCCGATAGATCTCTATATTGAATACAACCCTGAATTGTTTACAAAGTCAGCAATCGAGAGAATTGCTGGCCATATCGAGTCGATTGTAGGTACCGGATGTGCATCATCAGATTTGAAAGTCAGGAGTTTCAGGTTCCTTGGTGAAGATGAAACAAATCAGTTACTTTGCGGATTCAACTCCCGGTCTGATCTCTCTCCTGAACACTATCTGCATGAGTTAATTCATAACCGGGCCATCAGGCAACCAGATAATGTCGCAATCGTGTACCAGAACACACGATACACATATGCTGAACTGGATGAGATGTCAACAATCCTGGCTGAAAAACTGGTGAAGCTTGGAGCCGGGAAAGATCAGTTTGTAGGAATTCTTGCTGATCGCTCTGCATTTCTTGTTATCGCCCAGGTAGCGGTGCTGAAATCCGGCGCAGCATTCATGCCCATTGATCCTTCATATCCCCCTGATCGAATCAGGTATATGATTGATGATAGTGTCTGCACGATCATGCTCGCAAGTCCCAGATTTATAAGATTCCTGGAGGACAATTCAGTTGAAATTCCAAATATTATTGACCTGACAGATCCGGATACATTTTCAGGTACTCATGTATCATATGAGGATAGAGGGGCACCATCTGATCTTGCCGTTCTCATCTATACGTCTGGCTCAACAGGAAACCCGAAAGGGGTCATGCTTGAGCACCGGTCATTTGTAAACTTTTCACATTGGTTTATTGATGAATTTGCCCTTACCGATTCAGATAACGTGGCTAAACATGCCAGTTTCAGTTTTGATCTCTCGATGCTCGAGATATACCCGACACTCATTATCGGGGCCACCCTTCATATCATCAGTGAAGAGATCAGATTCTCTCTGAATCATTTAAACGAATATTTTGAAGAAAACGAGATCACTATTGCCGGATTTACAACCCAGTTCGGCGAACAGTTCATGGAATATGTGGATAATTCATCACTCCGGTGCCTTCTGACCGGTGGAGAAAAACTCAGGAAGTTTAAAAAACGTCCCTATACCTTATACAATGCCTATGGGCCGACAGAATGCACCATAATGGCAACATATTTCAAAGTGGAGCAGGATTTTGAGAATATTCCCATTGGATATGCAATTCCAAATTATCAGATAACAATCATTGATCACTGGAATAATCTTCAGCCAATCGGGGTTCCCGGAGAACTGTGTATATCAGGCATTTCTCTTGCTCGGGGATACCTGAATCTTCCTGAAAAAACTGCAGATATGTTTATTGAAGATCCTTTCATGCCTGGGGAAAGGCTCTATAAAACCGGGGATCTTGCCTGCTGGACTGAAGACGGATGTCTTCTTCATCTCGGCAGGATGGACAGGCAGGTAAAGATCAGGGGATTTCGAATTGAACTTGGAGAGATTGAAAAGGCTCTTATGGAGATCCCTGAAATTTCTGAAGCAGCTGTAATCGATTTCAGGGATGATACAGGAAGAATCTCACTTTGCGGATATTATGTACCGTCTGGATCCATTGAGCAGGAAACCATAAGAGAATACCTCCATTCGGCTATTCCCGAATTTATGGTTCCATCGTTTCTTGTTGGTACTGATGAGATACCAAAGACGCAAAGTGGCAAGATTGATCGGAGAAATCTCCCTAAACCAGAGCAATCATCAGCACAGAAAGTGTTTATTGAACCTGAAGGTGATGAAGAGGTAACCATTGCACGGATATTTGAGGAAGTCCTTGACCTTCATCCGGTTGGAGCCCTCGATGATTTCTTCTCAATTGGTGGTGACTCAATCAAGGCAATCCTGATCATATCAAGACTGGAATCAGAATACTCATGTAGTATACCATTCCGTGAGTTTTTTAGATTGAAAACACCACGGGGAGTCAGTTCTCTTGTTACCAAACCGGCTAAAAAACAATTCCCAAAGATAGTTTCTGCACCACTTTCACACAACTACCCGGTAACAGAGCCGCAACAGCAGCTCTTCATGCTTGAGCAGCTTAAGACCATACAAAATGCATATAGTATTCCCCTGGTTCTTGAAATTAAAGGAGAACTTGATAAAAAACGTCTTTCTGATTCGCTGATGATCCTCTTTCAGAGGCATGAAGTATTCAGGACAAAGTTTGGAATTGAGAACGGAGAAACAGTTCAGATAGTAGAACCAGAAGTAAAAATCAGGCTATCATATGAAGAGATCCCGTATAACCAGACAAACCGGGTGATCCATTCCTTTTTTACCAGGTTTGATCTTGAAAAAGCACCGCTTCTAAAGATAAAACTGGTTCAATGTTCACCAGAACAGTTTATCCTGCTGCTTAACATCCATCACATTATTGCAGACGGAATATCAATATCGCTGATATTTGATGAATTATCCCGGATTTATACAGGTGAAGATCTGAAACCACCTGCATTTCAGTTCAAAGATTATGCAGTCTGGCTGAATACACTTGAGAAAGATGGACTATTGAAAGAAAATGACTCATTCTGGATTAAATATCTAACTGATTACAGGCCTGCAGAATTACTAACAGATAATGAACGACCAAAAGTTCCGGATTTTTCAGGAAAAACCCGGGAATTTATTCTTGATTCAGATCTCACTACATCACTTCACGATCTAATTGAAAAAAGTGAAACCACCCTGCATTCTGCCTTGATGGGAATTATCGGGCTCCTCTATTCGATATACACGCAGCAGAAAGATGTTGTTATCGGGACGACAACAAATGGCAGAGGTCCCGAGGGATCAGATTCGGTTGTCGGGATGTTTGTCGAGACGATACCTGTCAGAATCCAGGTTACCGACGATCTACCAGTTATTTCATACCTGCAGCAGGTTCGAGATAATCTCTTCGATCTCTATGACCATCAGCCATTCTCACTTTCACGTGTGTACGAATCAGTTGCAGAGACAAGAGGTCCGGGAAGACACCCGTTTATTGATCTCAATGTAAACATTCAGAACATGGAAGATAATTCCTTTGTTGCAGAAGGAATATCATCCACACATCAGATCTATGACCTGAATCAGGTAAAATTTGACATCAGCATTGGAGCATGGGAAAAAGAAGGACATATTTTCTTTAAAATTGATTACCGGAGCCCTCTTTTCTCAGATGACACAATCCGGTACCTTGAGCTGCATCTGCTCTCTCTGATCCGCTCAATTGTATCAGACTCCTCGAAAAATGCAGGTGATTATGAACTCATTGATGACGAAGAGAGAGCATTTCTTCTCAGGGAGGTTAACAATACAAAAACACCGCTTCCGGAGTGGACTACAATTGGTGAGGCTGTCACCAGATCCTGCCTTCAGTACCCGGAGAACCGAGCTATAGTTGCTCCAGACGGATGCATAACCTATCGTGAACTCAATACTATTTCTGATCAGATAGCTGGAAAGATATCCATACGAATCAAAGATGCAGGTACCAGCCATGACTCAATAATCGGGATAATCGGAGACCGATCATTTCTCACGGTTGCCGCAATGGTTGGAGCACTTAAAACAGATACTCCCTACGTGGTCATTGATCCAGGTTATCCGAAGGATCGGATCAGGTTCATTCTTGATGATACCAAGGCTTGCCTGCTCATCGGAACAGAAAAATCCCTGGAAAATATATCACAGTATTCTGGTGCCAAGATCAATCTTGACACTTTGTCCAGGGATGCCAAAGATGACTCTGAACAAACAAAGATTCCGGATCCATCCCCGAATGATCTTGCATATCTGATTTATACATCTGGGTCAACCGGGAAACCAAAAGGGGTGATGATAGAGCACCATTCAATGGTGAACTTTATTGCATGGTATACTCGTCATCATCAGTTTGATTCAGGAAGCAGGATTCTTGAATTTGCATCGCTCTCGTTTGATGTTTCAGTAGTTCAGATATTTGCTCCTCTGGTTACAGGAGGAGAATTACATATTATTCCAGAATCACTCAGGCTATCCCCCCATGATCTTGACAGGTACTGCGAAGAGAACAGGATTACCCATGCCCATTTCCCAACGCAGTTTGCAGAACAATTCATCCAAGTATGCAGCAACAGATCACTCAAACGACTGGTAGTTGGTGGAGATCGTCTCAAACGGTATAAAATCGGATCCTATCAACTTGTAAATGAATACGGACCTACCGAGACGACCATGGCATCGACCAGCACCGAAATAAAGAGTGTTGTTCCAAATCCGCCAATTGGATACCCGATCGCTAATACCAGGATTTATGTACTCGGAACTGGATGTACTCTCCTACCGGTAGGAATACCTGGAGAACTCTATATTGCAGGTGAAGGAGTTTCACGTGGATACCTGAACAAACCGGATTTAACACGTGAAAAATTCCTTTCTGACCCGTTTGTTTCCGGAGAGCGGATGTACCGGACAGGTGACCGGGCACGGATTCGCTCTGATGGAATGTTAGAGTATATCGGAAGGATTGACTTTCAGGTAAAGATTCGGGGATACCGGATTGAACCAGGAGAGATCGAGTCTGCTATCAGAACTGTACCCGGTATCAATAACGCTATTGTTCTGGCTATTGACGACTCTTCCATCGGAAAGTATCTGTGCGGATATTATGAGGCAGATTCTCCCCTTACTGAGTCTGAACTCAAATCATCACTGCGGAGAATCCTCCCTGAATACATGATTCCTGTAAGATTTGTTCATCTTGTATCATTTCCCTTAAACCGGAACGGAAAGGTGGACAGAAAGTTGCTTCCCGGTCCTGATACTATTCAATCATGCGATGTTTCCTATGAGTATCCCAGAAATCAGACAGAACAATGTATCGCAGATGCATGGAAGAAAGTTCTTGGAAAGTCCTGTATCAGTATAACTGATGATTTTTTTGATATAGGAGCAGATTCACTCCGGGCGATTGCTCTTCTGATAGAACTGGAAAAGAACTTTAACGTTTCGATTTCTGATATCTTTTCTTTTCGAACAATTGCTGATCAGGCTGCGAACTTATCCAGAAGTGAATCAGGATTTGCAGACAGGATTCCCCTCCTCATCAACCTGTTACAGTCACCAGAGCGAACACCTGATGTGATAGCAAAGGAAACTGCCTACGCAGATACAATCCGCAACCTTGACTGGAACAACTACAACCTGGAGGGAAAGAGGAGTTACAAAACTATTCTCCTAACCGGTGTTACCGGAACACTGGGAGGATATCTTCTCAGAGATCTCCTTGAACTGACGGGTTATGATGTTGTCCTTATTGCACGGGGTCACGATCAGACAGATGCACTAAATCGTGTGACCAGGAGAATGGAAGAATCCTTTGGACCGGGTTATCTGAAGCCATACCTGGAAAGAATTTCAGTAGTTCAGGGAGACTTGAGTTCTGACCATTGCGGCCTTGATGATAATACCTGGGACAGACTCTCTCTCCAGGTAGATGCTATCATTCATTCTGCAGCTCTTACCAAGCATATTGGAGATTACCAGGAATTTTACAAGGCTAATGTTGTAAGCACTCAAAACCTTCTTGCTCTCTGTTTACATGGACAACGAAAAGATTTCCACTATATTTCAACAGTATCTGTTGGAAGCGGACTTATCCCTGACAGTCAGGGCGAATTTTTTGCTGAAGATTCACTCGATCTCGGACAGGAGCTCGAGAATCCTTATGTAAAGAGCAAGTTTGAAGCAGAAAATCTGGTTCGAAATGCCCGTACACAAGGGATTGTCACAACAATTTTCAGGGCAGGAAATATCACTTTTGACTCAGAAACCGGGTCATTCCAGCAGAACGTTGAGGAAAATGCATTTTTCCAGCAGATAAAGGCATACGTAAATCTGGGTATGGTTCCTGATCAGCATGATCAGAGGAACCTGTCTTATGTAAATGAAACCAGTAGATTTCTTGTAACATTGTTTGATAATAAAATCCTTGATGATAATGTATTTCAGACAATTCATCTGGTAAATCCACACATCGTGCATTTCTCAGAGATTTTTCAAGACCAGAGAAGCAATCTGAAAATACGGGTTCTCCCATTTCCAGAATTTATTTCAACGATAACAAGACTGTATAAGGCTCCAGGGTTTTCAGAATACATTGACAGACTTCTGCTCCATCTCGGTTGGCGTGATATGCTAGATGGCAATAAAAATACTCCGTTTTTTGTTTATTCTGAACGTAGTCTGGCACTCCTTTCACAGTATTCATGCTCCTGGTCGATCCCAAACCCGTTGATGATGAATCAATTCATTGATCGGGCGCTAGCCGGTAGAATACAATTTCTCAGTTCAGTCTCATCATTTGAATCTGTCAAAATTCCGCAGATTACCCAGCTTGCCAGGATAATCGTTCCCCATTATGTCAGGGACGGGGAGATGCTTTTAAGAGAAAACAATCAACCAGACGGCGTTTCCATAATTTCTCAGGGTTTTGCAGAGGTTTTCAAACACTCAATTGACGGGTGGGAGGGAACTATAAAACTGCTCGGTCCGGGTGACATGTGCGGATTAGAGGCTATTGTTGCAGCAAATTCACCCTTCAGTGTAGAGGCATTTGAGGATCTGTTCATATATACTGTCGAACAACAGGATCTCAAGCGGTACCTGGAAGAGAATCCGGATATCTCCACAGCATTTATGAGAACATTATTTGAAACAATACGGCAACTGGGCAATCTTTTGATCGAGATGGGATGA
- a CDS encoding MFS transporter — MDEKYLKWGVLLSSALAIFMANIDVSIVNVVLPLLVNTFHVSFNDISLINLLYLVSMTSFLLIAGKLSDIFGPELMLSAGYGIFIISSALCGLSQSLQGLEIFRFIQGIGAALLFSTSAVIITRYIASDWWGRAFGVNGLFACIGFALGSPVGGYIQDTIGWRWIFFVNIPIGIAGIVLVRLLLNKPYTRTNTETPDIVGFILSLAFIGSLSFTLHILSESSSYPLLPLSITIVGIALAIFVFHQKRAPSPLLDFSVFKDRILNLALCASFFYTFILSGVSLLLPFYLIDLLNYSASTAGLFLAIPTASSIFLAYVSGWLTDKLGPIIPCIMGMFFCLFAGIAFHGLTMTTSGVNICFSLVLYGIGIGLFVPASVAFVMNQSEEKNRGMISSLKSLILQLGSITGLTVFTIIYTFGISTSGFSDIISQYQYLSNFHFAMLFVIISSILSLIVCISARKISSDIMKKTKPELT; from the coding sequence ATGGATGAAAAATATCTTAAATGGGGTGTGCTCCTCTCAAGTGCATTAGCCATTTTTATGGCTAACATCGATGTATCAATAGTTAATGTGGTGCTCCCATTATTAGTCAACACATTTCACGTTTCATTCAACGATATATCTCTTATAAACCTCCTATATCTTGTTTCTATGACATCGTTTCTCCTGATTGCAGGAAAACTATCAGATATATTTGGTCCTGAACTCATGCTCAGTGCTGGATATGGAATCTTTATCATAAGTTCAGCATTATGCGGATTGTCACAATCACTGCAAGGACTCGAGATATTCAGGTTTATCCAGGGGATCGGTGCAGCACTGCTCTTCTCAACCTCTGCGGTCATCATTACAAGATATATCGCATCAGACTGGTGGGGAAGAGCATTTGGAGTAAATGGATTATTTGCCTGTATTGGATTTGCTCTTGGATCACCTGTCGGCGGGTACATCCAGGATACAATTGGGTGGAGATGGATTTTTTTTGTCAATATACCAATAGGCATAGCAGGCATAGTACTGGTCAGACTGTTACTTAATAAGCCATACACCAGGACAAATACCGAAACCCCTGACATTGTTGGTTTTATTTTAAGTTTAGCTTTTATTGGTTCCCTGTCTTTCACCTTGCATATATTAAGTGAATCATCTTCGTACCCTCTCCTTCCTCTCTCAATTACCATTGTGGGAATCGCACTGGCCATCTTCGTATTCCATCAGAAAAGAGCACCGTCACCACTTCTTGACTTTTCTGTTTTCAAAGACAGAATCCTGAATCTTGCGTTATGTGCTTCGTTTTTTTATACATTTATTCTTTCAGGAGTCAGTCTTCTTCTTCCGTTTTACCTGATAGACCTTCTCAATTATTCTGCGTCTACCGCAGGATTATTCCTGGCAATACCGACTGCATCAAGTATTTTTCTTGCCTACGTGTCAGGTTGGCTTACAGATAAACTAGGTCCAATAATTCCCTGTATCATGGGAATGTTCTTCTGCCTGTTTGCCGGTATCGCATTTCATGGACTGACAATGACAACTTCAGGAGTAAACATCTGTTTTTCATTAGTACTGTATGGAATAGGAATCGGCCTCTTCGTTCCTGCAAGTGTGGCCTTTGTTATGAACCAGTCAGAAGAAAAAAACCGGGGGATGATATCATCATTAAAATCACTGATTCTTCAGTTGGGTAGCATTACCGGTCTTACAGTCTTTACAATAATCTATACATTCGGAATTTCAACCTCCGGATTTTCTGATATAATTTCGCAATACCAGTATCTTTCAAATTTCCATTTCGCCATGTTATTTGTAATTATATCTTCAATTCTCTCTCTCATTGTATGTATTTCCGCAAGGAAGATATCATCAGATATTATGAAAAAAACCAAGCCCGAACTAACCTGA
- a CDS encoding DUF2284 domain-containing protein, whose product MNQDESEITQFEFLRQTALNLGATDTRVIKSSEVIVENRVPLKCRTGCITYGTKLTCPPHVPTPDEFRTILSEYRYALLVKFTSPALADPDIICSLTQLMNDKKGDPDKREKATAFMSQYVEGNTDRLNTMLELEKQAFNAGYTFALAFVNGSCRLCETCNTKEGKCLHPTRARIPEHAVGINMIKTAERAGIPISFPVIGHPSPMALLLID is encoded by the coding sequence ATGAATCAAGATGAATCTGAAATTACCCAGTTTGAATTTCTTAGACAAACAGCACTGAACCTTGGTGCAACAGACACACGAGTTATTAAAAGTTCAGAGGTAATCGTTGAGAACAGGGTTCCACTAAAGTGCAGAACCGGTTGCATTACCTACGGCACAAAACTTACATGCCCACCTCACGTTCCTACACCAGACGAATTTAGAACAATCCTCTCAGAATACCGATACGCCCTGTTGGTAAAATTCACTTCACCCGCTTTGGCTGATCCGGATATAATCTGTTCACTAACCCAATTAATGAATGATAAAAAGGGAGATCCAGATAAAAGAGAGAAAGCTACTGCATTCATGTCCCAATATGTAGAAGGCAATACTGATCGCCTGAATACTATGCTTGAACTTGAAAAGCAGGCATTTAATGCAGGATATACCTTTGCTCTCGCATTCGTAAACGGATCATGTAGATTATGTGAAACCTGTAATACAAAAGAAGGGAAATGCCTACATCCCACCAGAGCACGGATTCCAGAACATGCGGTCGGTATCAATATGATCAAAACTGCAGAACGTGCCGGAATACCAATTAGTTTTCCTGTAATCGGCCATCCTTCACCCATGGCTCTTCTTCTGATTGATTAA
- a CDS encoding OsmC family protein, which produces MISPSVTMQVSQVEPLRYMAKTSSGKEIIAEPSGILGGKGEYPNPMEYLIASIGTCIAIKTHIHLTKIGNEPDQIGIGMKYTRFQSPPEILEQIHLVITVTGHLDETVVNKAIQDTMTLSCPVNVMISRIAKVTWEFRVKKPDI; this is translated from the coding sequence ATGATTAGTCCATCAGTGACGATGCAGGTTTCACAAGTAGAACCATTGCGATATATGGCAAAAACAAGTTCCGGAAAGGAGATCATCGCTGAGCCTTCAGGTATACTCGGTGGCAAGGGTGAATATCCAAATCCTATGGAGTATTTGATCGCATCTATCGGTACATGCATCGCGATAAAGACACATATCCATCTTACCAAGATCGGAAATGAACCGGACCAAATAGGAATAGGGATGAAATACACCAGATTTCAATCTCCACCTGAAATCCTGGAACAGATTCACCTGGTCATCACTGTCACTGGACATCTTGACGAAACAGTCGTGAATAAAGCAATCCAAGATACCATGACTCTCTCTTGCCCAGTTAATGTCATGATCAGTAGGATCGCCAAAGTTACGTGGGAATTCAGAGTAAAAAAGCCTGATATCTGA